The DNA window ATGAGTATGAAGccatttatgttttattgtgttgctgtatataaaaatatcaaaaattgTGAGTTTGAactgaaagtgaaatgaaaaataaatgttttactttcaaTCCTGTATCCCTTTGTTCATTTACTGTACATGCTGAGTATGTGACAAGAGAAATTTTTAATTCTTAATTATGTACTAATAATGGCTtattatctatttattattGATGATAACATTTCAATGAGTAATGTAATATCttaatacattttgatttattttgatacatttaatcaattaaattaAGGTGTTCAGTATCattattttatacaatttttttcaattctgttttatttactaATTATTAATGGTGATAAGTGattaattttattaatttattttaacacaattGGAATTTACTcaataaatgcaataaaaaattAAGTCTGATGGAATTGAAGTAATATCATAAAACCTCACAAATGTGATAAGATGTGTTTAAAATATTGCTTGAAAAATCCTTGCATGAATTCATCCACCCCCAAAACCACAGCTAACATGTATTGATGTGAAAATATGTCACAATACAGAAGCTAAAGGGGATTTAAGGTGGTCTGATAAATAACCAACTAATTGATGTTAATTATTTCACCATCGGCTCAGTCTATCAACTGTTCCTGCAGCTTGAGACCACCATCTTACCTCTGCAGCAACAGCAGGGTTGGTATCAACTGGTGACTCTGCCACGTTCTGTGCTGCTGAGGGGTCATCGCtctggaaaaagacaaaaagtgtGCACACTATCTTTAAAGTGGAACTGGTTTGGATGCTTTCCTTTGTCACACTTGATAGAAAACTTTCAGAAAAGCACCTAGAAGGACAACATATGTCGGAGCAAGAGAAAAAGACGTATCTAAACAATGCACAGGGTCCACTCGGCTCTCGCACTCATTTTCTTTGCGGTCGTTATGATTGTTGGTTATTTTGAGTGAGTGGGCTGCTGAGGAAGAAACGAGGCACTAATGAAGGGCGGTGGCGAGGTGACGTCTCTCGTGCTTAGCTCAGAGGATGCCTTGATTACACCATGCCATTGGAATGACCTTCCCTTAATGGGGAGCGGTCACAGAGCACTGACGTGTGCATGTGGCGACTGATATAACCTGAAACCAGTTGTTGTACCTTCTCTTCCTGCTGTTGCATTTGACGCCACCATCTGTTCTCTCAGCAGAGCCAGAGAGACGCAAACACGCCGCCATTTCTATTTACCGTGGTCCGGTTAAACTTTGGCCAAAGGTTTAAGATTTGTTCGGACATTTTAGAAGACAAATCCAACATGACAAATCTGTGTAAACCACAATCTCtcaaagtaaaatcaaattGAGCCTCTTCCTACAACCACTATGTTGTTCCAGAGCAATTTTCAAGCAGAAATCACCTCCTGGGGACGGGAGTTACACAACCTCTTTTATTGCATGTCGCTGAAAAGACCTGAGCAATAAGACATGCTCGTATGAGACCACTTTGTGTTTTCGTTTTTCTTCTACCTTTCTGGCCTTTGTGTCTGCGGATATGAGTCACCAGCAGCTGATGAATTAGTGAAACAACCAGATGAGGAGATTAATCAAGGCTCAGCGTCCGACCATCCACAGTTTATGTGCGTCAGACGTAGGAGACGATCTTTGATGGGCTCTCTCTCAACCTGGCATcaatttttcaaatgaaatcaataTTAATGACGTTTAATGACTGAGCCGCCTGGAGACGACGGTTAAATGAGGTcaatctgctgctgtctgcacGTCAATCTCTCGCTGGGAAcaccaggattttttttaatctgcgtTCATTCCTCAATCAGTCAGCCCATCATCTTCCTATCAGTCATTCAGTCTGTTTGTCcatctgtttgttctgtttgcCAGTTTGGCCTGTCAGGATTCCTCATGATGAGGCTGATCACATCCACAGGTGGAGCTCCGTCGCTGCTTAATCTCTCAGGGGGACTCAGTTAGAGGTCGAGAACAATACAACTGAGAGAGTCGGTGTTTGTGGGAAATATCATTTTGttggtgtctttttttttcactgatcacagataattaaaagatctgtgtgtgtgtgttggtgtgtgtttttgactgctgctgctgtggctggtTGATGTCTGAATTAGCTGGTATGGATCCGTCGTGTTTCACCGCTAATTAAGGGACAGGAGATCGAGCACCACAACAAACATTAGACAACGAGGTTCACGCTGCTGAAAGGAAATGTTTGATTGACTTATTTCCTGTGACTCACAGGGACGATATGAGAGGCGACGGTGATTCCATGAAATCAAATTACACTTTATTAATCCGGGAATATGACAGTGGAAGTTTGGAGAAGCGTAAATGCTGTGGTtcgacaaaagaaaaacagtgatcgtttttctcttgtttgaaTGATGAAGAGTGGATGACCGAGAATATTTACAGATAAGTTGAACTagtagttttaaaaatgtacccTTACCCACTGCAAACTTTGTGAattcatattaaaaaacacttatatttaaaaatgttttacaatcaTTTTTTATCATGTGAATTGATAACATGTTCAATATTATTGCACATGTGAtattaaatgtggaaaaacCATGTGTGCTgattgttttaatgtgaaaaccCACTCCACATGTAATTAATATGTGCAATACTATATGTGGTTTTGttgaaaacattaattttatTGTGATACTGTGATGCTTTTAAATTGTAGACTGTAACTGCCACATTTccagaaaagtaaaaactgaaGGCCCTGACTGTGAATAGACCCTGATGAAAATAGAAGcacgtgtgtgcgcgtgtgtgtgtgtgtgtaggttgcATCAGTAAATTGTTTGCTGCGATGAAATGTGTTCCTCTCTTGGACAAACAAAGGCGAGACTGACTGATGAACAATGCAGGAAAAGCTAACAATATATAATGGCTTTCATTTTGGAGAAGAAAGACACACATCAGAAAAGAGAAGTGATGACAAATGACTCAAGGTCAGGAGGCCATTTTGATACAGTGAAGAGTTACAGCCAGCAGCCAGCGGCATGAAATGGATTGATGTGCTGTGCTGTAAACTACCCTTTATAAAGAcgtgtttgaatgtgtgcatgttgtcaAACTGAAATTTGAATTCTTGACACTTTATGGGAAGAAACTAATATCAAGTATAATGATGCAGCAGCTTTTGTGTACATGCCAACATATATCTATTTTCTAAATGTGAATGAAAGAGGTTTATCACCATGTATTTGTGGTGAGAGCCATCAAGCCTCTGGGTGGtcattaccatggcaacagttgAGGGTTGGCGTTGTCAGTTGATGCTACTGAATGGAACACGTCGCCGCTCCACTCCCTCCCAtggtacaaaaatgaagctagaACATCCCAGACATAGGTGCACTTTTGATGGCACTTGGAGTGCAGTAGTGATTGTGGTGTGGCGCCGCGGTATTGAGGTCCCGCtgatacacatgctcaaccaattacgagtcagtctcagctgtcaatcatgacatttcaccccgtTTTTATAGCAGGAAcaactaatcaaaaccaaacttaccagaaaaatgtACCTGTCACACCTGCCAGTTATGAACTACTTTTAGTTTCTGTCCGCAAAGAATGTTGCACCAATCAAAATGTTTATTGTCAACAGAACACTAGGGGGTGCTGTCACAATAGAACAATTGCCTAATTGATACCAACAATTTCAACAACAAACATCTCATATGTATTTAAGCTGAATAATATTTGACTTTGAATCAAAGGTATCTTTCTTACCTGTTTGGCCGGGTCCTTCTTGATCAATCCTGTGGCAGCGACAATGTTGCCTGCCCCCTCCACAGTTATCTGGGCCACAGCCGTAACCCCCGTAACCACAGCTCCACCCATATGAGACACCCCGGACACAGTTTTACCTGCGACTGAACgtacagaagaagagaggaggtgatggagagagagcgagagtaaTTCAGTCTCAATACCCATGAGGACTAGCAGGTTTCCACaatgaagaaaatgtaatttgagtGGTGCTGCCCTTTGTGTGACTTGTCTAAGGCTGTCAGCGATGTGTTTTACCAGGAAATAGAAATAAGTATCAATACTATGTGTTTCTTTTACATTCTACGTCAGTGTTCCTCACTTAAAAATAcatctgaaatataaaaatataataaagagCCTTCAAACTGTTTGTCGTTGTGTTGCCTGTTTGAGTCGATAAACAGAATCATCGCCTCTAATGTCATCGAGTTACCTGAAAAACCTCAGTAACAGCCTGGAGGCGTTTTACTTTCAGAGCCCTCCTACAGTTTCACCCCGCCTTTCATTATCTGATGAACAATGCACTGCTGCATTTCaggttttacatttgtttcctGTGAATTTTTAACTGTAAACTCTTTGTGTTGTAAATAAGattcttaaattcaatcaacatTGACATTCCTAGCATTCCTCTGATTTACAAGTACTTTATTTATGGTCACACTCTGGTAAAAGCTACTGTAGTGGGATGTCTTGTGATGGTGTTTTGTCCACCAGTGATTCCTAACCACGAAGTCAGGGCccaaaaaaatcctggataaaatataaatatctggAGTTTTGAAATTTCAAGATACATAACTGCTGTTGAACTGCTCATGACTGGTAGATATTATTTGTACAATAATGTTTGCCATCTGTATGATGTAATTATATAATTCTCATACTGTGCGATAACTTAATCTTTTGTCGAAAGTGTTAGGAGTTCTAATAATCAGTTATGGAAAAAATGATCCTACAGCTGTTGATGATGTGTGGATGCGGATCATGCTTCTGCTTTTTACGCATCTCTTCTCACATGTCTTCCAAGCCAATTCctaacatttgtgttttatattatttttttgttcatgtaTTGTTATAGTTTTCTTTAATATTATTACTACATTATTTGGAGGTTTTAATAAGACATCCTGTGTTTGTCTCATAACTCCAGTTTCCAAAACACTGACTGCATTTTCAGTGATGAATAGGATACCAGGATACAGCAGCGTCCCTGGATGCCGATAGCAGGCGTGTGTCCCTTGGCTTCTCTGCTTGTTATGTTATGAAGAATGGCAGCCCTGCCTAGCCCACAGGGAATTAGACCAGTCGTGTTGAGTTGAGCGGTGAAATATGACACTTACTCACCTGCAGAGTTACCACATACATCTCTCTTACTGAACACCAGAGGACCCAGTGAGGTTAGACCATGGATTATACTCTTTTTATCTATATGACTGTAAAAGTATTTCTTCGATGGTAACAAGATGAGCTTGTATATGGAAATACATGATTGATTTTTACCCCCCGAGCAGgtcatgttttcctctgtgtttatttatttcatagtTAGCAGGATGATGCAAAAACTACTTGCCCTAAAATGTTAGTCGTACTTGTTAGTACTTTAAAATTGCAAATTGGCCATTTTTCTGCAATGAGATGCTGAtccaaataaatcaatgaagtGTCCCTCTAGTTTTCAATGGAACCAGTGTTACAGATTCACTTGgtgtgcattaatgtgtgtaTGGTGATACCTGTTGTGACGCCATCCTTTGTTTTGGTACCTGAAAGAAAATGTAGACGAAGCTCATTagtcaaaaatataaatgggCTACAAAGAACAACAGTAGCTGCTCAAAAGGCCCAGGGACATTCAGACTCAAAGTCAATATTAAGTATTGATAATAGTcggtatggatggatggatggacggatagGTGGGTGGACAGATGGATGTGTAGGTGGACGGATGGATAATTACATAGGTGGATAgaatatatagatagatagatagatagacatatacagtggatggatgatggatagatgggtAAATACATaggtggatagatggatagattgGATGCTGGACAAATGGATGTACAGTATaggtggagggatggatgaatACATaggtggatagatagatagatagctttatattatattattacaaaaacacatttaaagcttTCTGTATcatcttcaaataaaaatgatcatgCAAAATAAACATCCAGCACTCACCGACGAACATGACCCCGTCTTTCGTCATCTCAGCCGCTCCGGTCACTCCCTGCTTGGTCTTCCCCGCCGCCGCCACGACCCCATCCTTGGCTTTGGATATCCCCTTCATGAATACGTCCATGGCtgctcgacacacacacacggacacaaacacacacggtgGCACtgagtagaaatagaaaatgcCGTCTGGATATCAGAAGCGGTGGCAGAAATAAGGATGGCACCGCCCTGACATGTTTGTAAAAGCCCTGCTCTGATGATCCACCTGTAGGAACCGTGCGCTTACAGCTCACGGTCAATGAACGGAATTACTATGAAATCCAGGTTAAAAAAGAAGCGGACCTATCACGACGAGGGAAATAAAACCCGACAGCAGCTGATCCTGTGAAGTGAAGAGATGTAGACAGAAGAAATGGTTTGAAATGGAAAGAATGAGAATGAACCACGCACCTGTTTGCTTCAACTTCCTCTGAGCCCACTGACTGAGAGTGCGCCGGGATGACAGCGGAGATTCTCACCCTGAAGAGCTGCACAACCGGTTTATTGTCTCCTAACTACtacagagtgagtgtgtgtgtgatgtcctCTAAACACACGCTtgcacagacagagggagacacacacacacagacagaaacacagacagacagacgctCCACAGGTTTGACAGACGCCTCCCACGCATCTGTGATGGAGAAGGAGCGATGATACCCCGTGATGCTGCTGAtgcgagagaagaagagatgctctgctgtgtgtgtgtgtgtgtgtgtgtctgcaacaCGATCACACGCGCccgcgcacacgcacgcacactcacagacagacacagaagtgtctccatgacttcagggGACATTACACTGACttgcattgatttcctggagacttactctcaccttaaccttaaccttaaccttaaccctaaccctaccttaactttaaccctaaccctaaccctaaatttaaccctaaccttaaccccttacccaaaccctaaccctgactTTAAtcttaaccttaaccctaaccctaaatttaacccctaaccctaatcacaaccctaaccctaaccctcattgcaaccctaaccctaattgcaaccctaacccatattcaccatagggtgaataactctgcgctgcttactcgaaacgtgctgaaatttggtgtggttgcgtggcaggctacccttcattattcctgaaatgcccaagtctctatgactttcagaaaaaaagttattcaaaaatatcttgtacttttttttttagatttggtggtttccccatttccaaaggtcgtagaagctcggggatggtcccaatggatcgggcataggcacattagtagagatggaaccaacttccaagtctctatgaccttcagaaaaaaagttattgaagaatatcttgatctctaatgggtagtcatccctaaccctaatcacaaccctaaccctaaccctaaccctaatcacaaccctaaccctaaccctaatcacaaccctaaccctaaccctaaccctaattgcaaccctaacccatattcaccttagggtgaataactctgcgctgcttgctcgaaacgtgctgaaatttggtgtggttgcgtggcaggctacccttcattattcctgaaatgcccaagtctctatgactttcagaaaaaaagttattcaaaaatatcttgtacttttttttttagatttggtggtttccccatttccaaaggtcgtagaagctcggggatggtcccaatggatcgggcataggcacattagtggagatggaaccaacttccaagtctctatgaccttcagaaaaaaagttattgaagaatatcttgatctctaatgggtagtcatccctaaccctaatcacaaccctaaccctaaccctaaccctaatcacaaccctaaccctaatcacaaccctaaccctaaccctaaccctaatcacaaccctaaccctaaccctaaccctaattgcaaccctaacccatattcaccttagggtgaataactctgcgctgcttgctcgaaacgtgctgaaatttggtgtggttgcgtggcaggctactctTCATTattcctgaaatgcccaagtctctatgactttcagaaaaaaagttattcaaaaatatcttgtacttttttttttagatttggtggtttccccatttccaaaggtcgtagaagctcggggatggtcccaatggatcgggcataggcacattagtggagatggaaccaacttccaagtctctatgaccttcagaaaaaaagttattgaagaatatcttgatctctaatgggtagtcatccctaaccctaatcacaaccctaaccctaaccctaatcacaaccctaaccctaaccctaatcacaaccctaaccctaaccctaaccctcattgcaaccctaaccctaattgcaaccctaacccatattcaccttagggtgaataactctgcgctgcttgctcaaaacgtgctgaaatttggtgtggttgcgtggcaggctactctTCATTattcctgaaatgcccaagtctctatgactttcagaaaaaaagttattcaaaaatatcttgtacttttttttttagatttggtggtttccccatttccaaaggtcgtagaagctcggggatggtcccaatggatcgggcataggcacattagtggagatggaaccaacttccaagtctctatgaccttcagaaaaaaagttattgaagaatatcttgatctctaatgggtagtcatccctaaccctaatcacaaccctaaccctaaccctaatcacaaccctaaccctaatcacaaccctaaccctaaccctaatcacaaccctaaccctaaccctaaccctaattgcaaccctaacccatattcaccttagggtgaataactctgcgctgcttgctcgaaacgtgctgaaatttggtgtggttgcgtggcaggctacccttcattattcctgaaatgcccaagtctctatgactttcagaaaaaaagttattcaaaaatatcttgtactttttttttagatttggtggtttccccatttccaaaggtcgtagaagctcggggatggtcccaatggatcgggcataggcacattagtggagatggaaccaacttccaagtctctatgaccttcagaaaaaaagttattgaagaatatcttgatctctaatgggtagtcatccctaaccctaatcacaaccctaaccctaaccctaaccctaatcacaaccctaaccctaaccctaatcacaaccctaaccctaaccctaatcacaaccctaaccctaaccctaaccctaattgcaaccctaacccatattcaccttagggtgaataactctgcgctgcttgctcgaaacgtgctgaaatttggtgtggttgcgtggcaggctacccttcattattcctgaaatgcccaagtctctatgactttcagaaaaaaagttattcaaaaatatcttgtacttttttttttagatttggtggtttccccatttccaaaggtcgtagaagctcggggatgttcccaatggatcgggcataggcacattagtggagatggaaccaacttccaagtctctatgaccttcagaaaaaaagttattgaagaatatcttgatctct is part of the Paralichthys olivaceus isolate ysfri-2021 chromosome 18, ASM2471397v2, whole genome shotgun sequence genome and encodes:
- the LOC109626065 gene encoding alpha-synuclein-like, which codes for MDVFMKGISKAKDGVVAAAGKTKQGVTGAAEMTKDGVMFVGTKTKDGVTTVAGKTVSGVSHMGGAVVTGVTAVAQITVEGAGNIVAATGLIKKDPAKQSDDPSAAQNVAESPVDTNPAVAAEEDSDD